Proteins encoded in a region of the Acomys russatus chromosome 14, mAcoRus1.1, whole genome shotgun sequence genome:
- the Rexo2 gene encoding oligoribonuclease, mitochondrial isoform X2, translating to MLGVSLGARLLRGVGGRRGQFGARGVSEGGSAMASGESMAQRMVWVDLEMTGLDIEKDQIIEMACLITDSDLNILAEGPNLIIKQPDELLDSMSDWCKEHHGKSGLTKAVKESTITLQQAELVSYSNGSRD from the exons ATGCTAGGCGTATCCCTGGGCGCCAGGCTGTTGCGGGGCGTGGGTGGCAGGCGCGGGCAGTTCGGTGCGCGAGGTGTCAGCGAAGGTGGCTCAGCCATGGCGTCAGGGGAGAGCATGGCTCAGCGGATGGTCTGGGTGGACCTGGAG ATGACGGGATTGGACATTGAGAAGGATCAGATTATTGAGATGGCCTGTCTGATCACTGACTCTGATCTTAACATTTTGGCTGAA GGTCCCAACTTGATTATCAAACAGCCGGATGAGTTGCTGGACAGCATGTCCGATTGGTGCAAGGAGCATCATGGGAAG TCTGGTCTCACCAAGGCAGTGAAGGAGAGCACAATTACATTGCAGCAGGCAGA ATTAGTCTCCTATAGTAATGGTTCAAGAGACTGA